The Musa acuminata AAA Group cultivar baxijiao chromosome BXJ3-6, Cavendish_Baxijiao_AAA, whole genome shotgun sequence region gagagagagagaggaaaatgtCATAAATGATCAAAAATTGACATATATGTTTATTTTACAGTATCATTGCATATACTTCACATAGATAGAAGATATCATGCTAATTGTTGGCAGATATTATCTAGTAGATAATAGCAAATATGTTATATCTAGTAAGCAGATTTATGCATCAGCAGGCAGTCTTTTGACATGACAAGATTATAGCTCATTATTTCAAGAAGAACTCTCATTGAAGAGAACAAAGAAAATGGACTTTGCTCAGAAATGAATTTATCAGTTGAAACAGCCATATCCATGGAAAGTGAAGCTTCAGTGACCTCATTGTATGTGTTCAAGAGACTGGCCTCAAATCTAAATGTCAGGGAAGATGTTCATGGTGATGATTATGGTGATTTCAGATAAGGTTTGGCAGTGAGTGTGCCTGTGCTAATATGTGAGTCCTTCAAGACCACAAACCTGTATTGCAGAAATCAAATTCAATCAATCAGAAAAAAGATATCATCTCAGATTAAGATATATCTGATAACAAGTCATAGATGCTTAGAATCAAAGTTCTATACCAAAATGTCAATTGATGcatcataataaatatattacAGAGCACAATACTCAAGCTGATACTTtccagaagaaaaaggaagaagaagcacAGTTCTGGCCTGCATCGATCTCTCTTCCGGGAGAACCTGCAGCCAACTCTTATTGCACTTATCACAAGGAGGAAAGCATCTCTGTCTCAATGGCTAACCAAATACCCAACATTAAAAGAGCTTGAGATAGATGGCAAATTTTGATGCAGAAGACTATGTGCGAGCGCGCCCGTAAAGGTTGAGGTAGACGATTCTAGTCCTGTAAACAAGAATGAGGCTCAAGATAACTGCGATGACACAGAGTCCTGACATGATCAGTGAACTGAAGAAGAAACAGATGGACCCTTTGCATTTCAATGGTTCCTCCACATCGAGTAGAGCACCTTCCAACAGTCTACGAACTCGCAGCAATGAGCTGCGGATTCCGTGAGCTTGTTTCTCTGCTTCGTGGTCGTAAATTACACTGGCAATGAGGCCGGAGAAGATTAATGAACCAGCAGGATTAGCCACCGTAAGAAAATTGTACAGAGCTCCAAAGTTCTTCAAGCCAAACAGCTCCGATGCAGCAGCGGGGACTATAGCCCAGTGAGCTCCATATCCGAGTCCAATCAGCAAGGTTCCGATGTACATTGTTCCAGGCCAAGCCATGGCAAAGAATAAGTGTCCTATTGCCATTACAATCTGGAAACAAGCCAAAGCCACATGCCTTGGATATGCATGGTCCCTGATAAGAAACTACACACTGTCACTACTAAGAGATGAATAATCAATACCGAAAAGAAACCCAGAGTTCGATACGATGTCAAAACATGAATAATCAATACCAAAAAGATAAATTTGGCCAGCCAGTTATGTTAACTTTTAGAACAAGATACAGAAAAGAAAACGTAGATGGATTACTCGTGACATTCTTATGACATCCTTCAATATATACCAGAGATGGAGTTAATTTGCAGTGACTTATTCCTGTATCTGACTTAACTTTTCCTAATGCAATCACCAATCTAACATGACACAAGACAGATGCTTCCTCAATGGCTACAAGATCAACAAATAAACCTTCCCTAGGACTAAACCAAATTGGTAGATATCTGATTTCTTCATAAAGTGACAGTAAGATTCTTCAGAATCTTTGTGCAGAAACTTACTGGTGCCTctaatttctttgtagataagaaGTCATTTCAACTATCATTTCAAATGAAAATTAGGTTGAACAAAACAATCATACCTCACGATAACCTCAGATAAATAGCCTCCACCTACTCGACCAAGAAAGTTCCAAATGCTGATCATGGAGACAAAAATATGAGCCTCGTCATAACCCAAAGACTCGCTCATCTGACCAAGATTGTCAATGACCGTCAACCCAGAGCCTGATCCCAGGAGAAGAGAGACAAACATGAGCCAAAAGTCTGCCTTTATCAGTGCCTGCATCAAGGTGAAGTCTTCTCCTCTGTGagggcctctcttcttcttcaccCTGACTGCTCCATCAGCAGCAGCTTGGAACAGCTTTGCTTGCAAGTGAGCGATCCGCTTCTGCCTTTCTGATGCAGGAAGCAGGTCGACATCCTTGGGCTTTTCATCCTCAACCTCACTGAAAATGACCTCATTTTGTTCTGCAGATTTGCTTGACTCTCCATTTGAAGGTTCAGGCAACAGAAACTCTTGAACAGGAGAGACGACATCGAAATGGAAGGTCAGCAGCAAAGGAATGACAACAGGAACTATCAAGAGAAAGAGCAGCACCACCGTGAACACGATGATCACGGCGCGGCTGAGGTCAACCAGGTCTTCCAGCAGCATGACACCCATCAAGTAAGCAGCAAGGAGCAAGCAAATGCTGT contains the following coding sequences:
- the LOC103987995 gene encoding protein NUCLEAR FUSION DEFECTIVE 4, encoding MGELRGRLGTLLHNRWLVFVAAMWVQAVAGIGYLFGSLSPVIKSSLGYNQRQIARLGVAKDLGDSIGFLAGSLCEILPLWAALLIGVLQNFVGYGWVWLIVTGRAPVLPLWAMCILIFVGTNGETYFNTAALVSCVQNFPKSRGPIVGILKGFAGLSGAILTQIFAMIHTPDHAALIFMVAVGPSMVVISLMFIVRPVGGHRQVRPSDQSSFMFVYSICLLLAAYLMGVMLLEDLVDLSRAVIIVFTVVLLFLLIVPVVIPLLLTFHFDVVSPVQEFLLPEPSNGESSKSAEQNEVIFSEVEDEKPKDVDLLPASERQKRIAHLQAKLFQAAADGAVRVKKKRGPHRGEDFTLMQALIKADFWLMFVSLLLGSGSGLTVIDNLGQMSESLGYDEAHIFVSMISIWNFLGRVGGGYLSEVIVRDHAYPRHVALACFQIVMAIGHLFFAMAWPGTMYIGTLLIGLGYGAHWAIVPAAASELFGLKNFGALYNFLTVANPAGSLIFSGLIASVIYDHEAEKQAHGIRSSLLRVRRLLEGALLDVEEPLKCKGSICFFFSSLIMSGLCVIAVILSLILVYRTRIVYLNLYGRART